One window of Scheffersomyces stipitis CBS 6054 chromosome 1, whole genome shotgun sequence genomic DNA carries:
- a CDS encoding predicted protein: protein MSSSVCPCSTESAPFLALSAEGVAISAKAISKISFVASRLGRGLQLETFVQGRLPSNTERQAIANEHFKVQLYHAPIVCIPMASSYFSATAIAVNFQNSLYNSDKSYRLIRLANGVHVLLISQPTNDTLACGVCVASGSNKDPNEVPGLAHLCEHMLFLGTEEFPKPNEFLELIDVNGGKCNASTTGEQTCYYFELPVTDNEQHGEPICTHAVRVFSSFFKTPLFPENYIKAEIQAVEDEHNAAISNINKIFFHGLRILANKNSPFHRFGTGNAATLAHVPKRNRINIKQQLNKYFRSNYDAQNITVVLKGPESLAQLQKLAITNFSDIEKGKATPRSTAGMNILQDANNHTKSELAFPKGSLNKFLYVKSGNFNKLNMFFSLPDSGSMRHFSFLKYIWCNIIGDESEGSIFYQLKNEDYYVSSIFVSVESITINEAILNIGMEITKLGAKNVHLIKSKLLGFIESLSQPQNHRILVQYITELVILSKVSFYFSEPHSGSVDEVAQFSMEMQKDLDKLGLKNLLRGERDIDEDFSDPHIWVDLFMKATYQHLNWKNISIIYIGDLVSRTHPMLLPFERARADQYYNFQYELFSLGEPDFLVSTPYLLRNRKRNKFLSFSIEEINSLLHSVCIDSIDNSYQAKSMFNLDEPTLVEFSSGHEFWYKTERTLQFKSKVLTSFQYQLNTSRKISRAYMGLEILCELIGEELRKKLYPAELNGYSWALYSNLTGIPSITINITGPKRNIEGVSSYIMHSIQKYLNFTLPIIPYRKLLSARLKLRKELEDLSKSNGIKQSIAGSILYLEKDTINLEERIAEIELIDREVLLELTQELVQHTYLRVFIHGGIEQNEVKSFTKNINFTHTSGNEAASPLLPTSNIIPCGKEYLSKVSNSNEEDPLNALYHFIQIGTRANEATRTLGKLTSFLFSTNISIELRTKRQFGYTVLSGLRVCRSILGIQFCILSGSYKPEQVLQGINDFIEDWVSKIETYSEPEFSKNVIEPFLNSNIYQEEDLPCNLVYSMTPSYNSSNFLFNSENYQIHRNYWEKIVSGTYRFSGDNGNEKVDTKLLKELTKGTYIKFLSKLISPRSKQRSSLSIMIYTQLSSEEIEKRQQRTEILGFIESKNLQISDEELDSILERCSDGNLLSQELYRFFKKNNRGYQLMKSTFQTKIHNIIFFPMKRRGSNDCTGQLELQKLPYLDDANNLKVDSKAVSDIHQQSIYSKLLQISELQASPGQEEYGDIVDLYM, encoded by the exons ATGTCGTCTTCTGTCTGCCCCTGCTCCACAGAGCTGGCCCCGTTCCTCGCATTGCTGGCTGAAG GAGTCGCAATTTCAGCAAAAGCAATTTCCAAGATTTCTTTTGTTGCGTCCCGATTAGGCAGGGGCTTGCAACTTGAAACATTTGTCCAGGGCAGATTACCATCAAATACAGAAAGACAGGCGATTGCAAATGAACATTTCAAAGTTCAACTATATCATGCTCCTATTGTCTGTATTCCAATGGCTTCGCTGTATTTCTCGGCCACTGCTATCGCGGTAAACTTTCAGAATTCGCTCTACAACTCAGACAAGTCTTACAGACTTATCAGACTAGCTAACGGAGTGCATGTTCTTTtaatttcgcagccaacCAATGATACTCTTGCCTGCGGAGTCTGTGTAGCCAGTGGATCAAACAAGGACCCCAACGAAGTCCCTGGTCTAGCACATCTCTGTGAGCACATGTTATTTCTTGGAACGGAAGAGTTCCCTAAACCCAACGAGTTTCTCGAATTGATAGATGTAAATGGAGGAAAATGCAATGCATCCACAACTGGAGAGCAGACATGCTATTACTTTGAGTTGCCCGTCACCGACAACGAACAACATGGAGAACCAATTTGCACACATGCTGTTCGGGTCTTTTCCAGTTTTTTCAAGACTCCTCTATTTCCTGAAAACTACATCAAAGCAGAAATACAAGCAGTGGAAGATGAACACAATGCAGCAATTTCTAATATTAATAAGATTTTCTTCCATGGTTTAAGGATTTTGGCAAATAAGAACCTGCCCTTCCATAGGTTTGGAACAGGAAATGCAGCGACACTAGCACATGTCCCCAAAAGGAATAGGATAAACATAAAACAACAACTCAACAAGTATTTCAGAAGCAACTATGATGCGCAAAACATAACTGTAGTATTGAAAGGACCAGAATCTCTAGCCCAGTTGCAAAAGCTAGCCATCACCAATTTCAGTGACAttgaaaaaggaaaagctACACCAAGAAGCACAGCTGGTATGAATATTCTCCAGGATGCAAACAATCATACAAAGAGCGAATTAGCCTTTCCAAAAGGTTCACTCAACAAATTTCTATATGTCAAAAGTGGAAATTTCAATAAGCTTAATatgttcttttctcttccaGATTCAGGTTCCATGCGtcatttttcttttcttaaATATATATGGTGCAACATCATTGGAGACGAATCTGAAGGATCCATATTTTATCAACTTAAAAATGAAGATTATTatgtttcttcaatatttgTGTCAGTTGAGTCCATAACTATCAATGAAGCAATTCTCAATATTGGTATGGAGATAACAAAATTGGGTGCGAAAAATGTGCATCTTATTAAAAGCAAACTTTTGGGATTCATTGAGAGTTTGTCTCAACCTCAAAATCACCGCATTTTGGTACAATATATAACCGAATTAGTTATTCTTTCGAAGGTTTCCTTCTATTTCCTGGAACCTCATTCTGGCAGTGTCGACGAAGTTGCTCAATTCTCGATGGAAATGCAAAAAGATCTTGATAAACTAGGGCTCAAGAACCTACTTCGAGGAGAGAGGGACATTGATGAGGATTTCTCCGATCCACACATCTGGGTAGATCTTTTTATGAAAGCAACATACCAACACCTAAACTGGAAGAATATAAGTATAATCTATATTGGAGACTTGGTAAGCAGGACTCACCCAATGCTTCTCCCTTTTGAAAGAGCTAGAGCTGACCAATATTACAATTTCCAATATGAACTATTCAGCTTAGGAGAACCCGACTTTTTAGTATCGACACCATATTTGTTGAGGaacagaaaaagaaataaattcctttctttctcaatagaagaaataaacAGTCTTTTGCATCTGGTTTGCATTGATAGTATTGACAACAGCTATCAGGCAAAATCAATGTTTAACTTGGATGAACCTACTTTGGTTGAATTTTCGTCAGGTCATGAATTCTGGTACAAAACTGAAAGAACACTCCAGTTTAAGTCAAAGGTACTTACTTCATTTCAATACCAACTAAACACTAGCAGGAAAATATCAAGAGCTTACATGGGGTTAGAGATACTTTGCGAGCTAATTGGCGAGGAGCTTAGAAAGAAATTATACCCTGCAGAGTTGAATGGATATTCTTGGGCTTTATATTCTAATTTAACTGGTATCCCATCAATCACAATCAATATAACAGGCCCAAAAAGGAACATAGAAGGTGTGTCCTCCTACATCATGCATCTGATTCAGAAGTATCTCAATTTCACTCTTCCAATTATACCTTATAGAAAACTCCTTTCTGCCAGACTTAAACTTAGGAAAGAGCTAGAGGACTTATCCAAAAGCAATGGTATCAAACAGTCAATTGCTGGGTCCATTCTTTACCTTGAGAAGGATACAATCaaccttgaagaaagaatcgCTGAAATAGAATTAATCGATAGAGAAGTTTTGTTGGAACTAACACAAGAGCTTGTACAACATACTTACCTAAGAGTATTTATACATGGAGGAATAGAACAGAATGAGGTCAAATCTTTCACcaagaacatcaacttcactCATACTTCTGGTAATGAAGCTGCTTCCCCGTTACTTCCAACTTCTAACATCATTCCCTGTGGTAAGGAATATTTGAGCAAggtttccaattccaatgaagaagatcctCTAAATGCACTTTACCATTTCATTCAAATAGGTACAAGAGCAAATGAAGCAACAAGAACTCTTGGGAAATTAACTTCATTCCTATTTTCTACCAATATCAGCATTGAACTAAGAACCAAAAGGCAATTTGGTTACACTGTGCTCTCTGGTTTACGAGTCTGTAGAAGTATACTTGGAATACAATTTTGTATCCTAAGTGGATCCTATAAACCAGAACAGGTACTTCAGGGAATTAATGATTTCATAGAAGATTGGGTGTCTAAAATAGAAACTTACAGTGAACCGGAATTTTCTAAAAATGTTATTGAGCCATTTCTAAACAGCAACAtttatcaagaagaagatttaCCCTGTAACTTAGTATATTCCATGACACCCTCATATAATAGTAGTAATTTTCTCTTtaattctgaaaattaCCAAATCCATCGAAATTACTGGGAGAAAATAGTTAGTGGAACATATAGATTCCTGGGAGACAATGGGAATGAAAAAGTAGATACCAAACTACTAAAAGAACTTACAAAAGGAACCTATATAaaatttcttctgaaacttATCTCTCCAAGAAGCAAACAAAGATCATCCTTGTCGATAATGATATATACTCAGTTATCTTCAGAGGAGATTGAGAAAAGACAGCAGAGAACAGAAATCTTGGGCTTTATTGAAAGTAAGAACCTACAGATttcagatgaagagttggactcaattcttgaaagatgTTCCGATGGCAATTTACTCTCACAAGAACTCTATAGgttcttcaaaaaaaaCAATAGGGGGTATCAGCTCATGAAATCCACTTTCCAGACAAAAATTCACAACATCATATTTTTCCCTATGAAGAGAAGAGGCTCGAATGATTGCACGGGACAATTAGAGTTGCAGAAACTACCTTATTTGGACGATGCAAACAATTTGAAGGTCGACTCCAAGGCTGTTTCTGACATTCACCAACAAAGTATATACTCCAAACTATTGCAAATTAGCGAATTACAAGCTTCGCCTGGACAAGAGGAATATGGTGACATAGTGGATTTGTATATGTAA
- a CDS encoding predicted protein: protein MTNAAVRTPVVVSLKELVQGIDHATLAEAFGPQSLGIIVIKDLPQKFHDLRLKVLKSISILANLGPDVLSNLESEEAMWLTGWSCGKEILANSGKPDFNKGSYYVNCAFHKNPEWEGPTEKLTKEFINHRAYTTANMWPSADHKGLENFQEDAKELISLIIDVAQSVAANCDKFITESKISPNYEQNYLERIVKNSTCTKARLLHYFPSKSSSESGKDDDWCGEHLDHSCLTGLTSALFIDESKGLTAALDKSPDPESGLYIRDRQNEVVKVNIPPECLAFQTGSTLQEVSRGKFSAVPHYVKGTSIPNIARNTLAVFCQPDLDEMVNDSENFAQYADRILKANH from the coding sequence aTGACGAATGCTGCTGTCAGAACTCCGGTAGTAGTTTCCTTAAAGGAATTAGTCCAGGGAATTGACCATGCTACTTTGGCAGAAGCTTTTGGACCCCAGTCGTTAGGAATCATCGTTATCAAAGATTTACCCCAGAAGTTTCATGATCTCAGAttgaaggtgttgaagtCGATTTCGATATTGGCCAACTTGGGGCCTGACGTGTTAAGTAATCTAGAATCAGAGGAGGCAATGTGGTTAACAGGCTGGTCTTGTGGTAAAGAAATATTGGCTAACTCAGGAAAACCAGACTTTAACAAAGGTTCCTACTATGTGAACTGTGCCTTCCACAAGAATCCTGAGTGGGAAGGACCGACGGAAAAATTGACCAAAGAGTTCATCAACCACAGGGCATACACCACAGCCAATATGTGGCCTTCTGCAGATCACAAAGGtcttgaaaattttcaagaagatgctAAGGAGCTTATTAGCTTAATCATAGATGTAGCCCAATCTGTAGCTGCTAATTGTGACAAATTCATTACAGAGAGCAAAATCTCTCCCAACTACGAACAAAACTACTTAGAACGAATTGTGAAAAACTCGACTTGTACGAAGGCAAGGTTACTCCATTATTTTCCACTGAAGTCGTCGTCGGAATCGGGCAAAGATGATGACTGGTGCGGTGAGCATTTGGACCACTCTTGTCTCACAGGATTGACATCTGCTTTGTTCATCGACGAATCTAAGGGTCTAACCGCTGCTCTTGATAAATCCCCAGACCCTGAACTGGGTTTGTACATTCGTGACAGACAGAATGAAGTGGTTAAAGTGAACATTCCTCCCGAATGTCTTGCTTTCCAGACTGGATCTACTCTCCAGGAAGTTTCTCGAGGAAAATTCCTGGCAGTACCCCACTATGTCAAAGGAACTTCGATTCCAAATATCGCTAGAAACACTTTGGCTGTGTTCTGCCAGCCAGACTTGGACGAAATGGTTAATGATTCTGAGAACTTTGCCCAGTATGCCGATAGAATTCTCAAGGCCAACCACTAA
- a CDS encoding predicted protein, with protein sequence MNLLKILDGTPEPPIIDLHLETINDSGDYHLPTPMFEFQKELTDQIVSLHYPDILKYCETNDDADLIIKSLEICVDNCMLVSTHPYLLINHYMPKNLAQKDMSSKLADTSGKFNVLRDLMNVIISNNITKAKNVGVVMNNNLKYFDLVEALLIGCSGNSNIRRYVGNNVQRESKKAGRTSNNNGNGNTSSDPTGAPTTIHLIPCDGNILKDRDQLNATKFDVLIVFDGYVDTSSDF encoded by the coding sequence ATGAACTTACTTAAGATCTTGGACGGAACACCGGAGCCGCCCATTATAGACCTCCACCTAGAGACCATTAATGATAGTGGAGACTACCACCTTCCTACACCGATGTTTGAGTTCCAAAAAGAACTCACTGACCAGATTGTTTCGCTCCATTATCCGGATATTTTGAAGTACTGCGAAACGAATGATGATGCTGACCTCATtatcaagtcgttggagATCTGTGTAGACAACTGTATGCTTGTCAGTACTCATCCGTACCTACTCATCAACCATTATATGCCCAAGAACTTGGCCCAGAAGGATATGTCCAGCAAATTGGCAGATACCAGTGGTAAATTCAATGTGCTTCGTGACCTCATGAACGTGATAATCCTGAACAACATCACTAAAGCAAAAAACGTTGGTGTTGTTATGAACAACAATTTAAAATACTTTGACCTTGTAGAAGCGCTTTTGATAGGCTGCTCAGGCAACCTGAATATCAGAAGGTACGTTGGTAACAACGTCCAGAGAGAGTCGAAAAAGGCTGGAAGaaccagcaacaataaCGGTAATGGAAACACTAGTAGCGATCCGACTGGTGCTCCCACTACCATCCACTTGATACCCTGCGATGGGAACATCTTGAAAGACAGGGATCAGCTCAATGCTACCAAGTTCGACGTCTTGATTGTGTTTGACGGATATGTCGATACGAGTAGTGATTTC
- a CDS encoding predicted protein, with protein MGGKGVTVLNDPRNRVSSSFDAKTVPTSDPEVRAELRKLGEPVTYFGEDDSDRRQRLIKLLSEKKHTNFDFDYEMEEDELLENEESDENEDDEDFYTPGEQELYTAREEILHSSLERARKRIEKQQKKTKDQSFIKYLKHRRHINSQLAKYELFGTQLIQGNTRALSAVRFSKDSELIATGSWDGGIYILDSGDLSTKFKSASGYHSEKVSAIDWDVYTDSNLLVSGGNEGNINFWKVNKESETKVIKPVVSIKAAHDNRITKTLFHPSGRFVTSTSCDQTWKLWDVNRPENALLQQEGHSKEVFAGSFHPDGSLFASGGFDAIGRIWDMRSGRSIVTLERHIKGIYSMDWSPNGYHLATASGDCSVKIWDLRKLQRDFKEIFSIPVHTKLVSDVRFFNRRSVSNVLSTEVANENGDNPEVLDSDGSFLVTSSFDGLVNIWSADNFIKVKTLRGHNDKVMSCDISCDGSTIVSSGWDRTVKLWKS; from the coding sequence ATGGGGGGTAAAGGAGTTACCGTATTAAATGATCCACGAAATCGTGTATCTTCTAGTTTTGATGCGAAAACTGTCCCTACATCCGATCCAGAGGTCCGCGCAGAGCTCAGAAAGCTTGGAGAGCCTGTAACTtattttggagaagatgatTCTGATCGTAGACAGAGACTTATAAAGCTTCTCTCCGAGAAGAAACATACTaattttgactttgactatgaaatggaagaagatgaattgttagaaaacgaagaaagcGATGAAAACGAGGATGACGAAGACTTTTATACACCTGGAGAACAGGAATTGTACACagccagagaagaaatactCCATTCTTCGTTGGAAAGGGCAAGGAAGAGAATAGAGaaacaacaaaagaaaacaaaagacCAGAGCTTTATCAAGTATCTCAAACATAGGCGACACATTAATTCACAACTAGCCAAATACGAGCTTTTTGGCACTCAGCTTATACAAGGTAATACTAGAGCTCTATCAGCCGTGAGATTCTCAAAAGATAGTGAATTGATAGCGACAGGTTCGTGGGATGGAGGAATCTACATTTTAGATTCTGGAGATTTATCAACTAAGTTTAAGCTGGCATCTGGGTATCATTCAGAGAAAGTAAGTGCTATAGACTGGGATGTCTATACAGACAGCAATCTTCTTGTCTCAGGAGGTAATGAAGGAAACATAAACTTCTGGAAAGTTAATAAGGAGTCAGAGACGAAAGTAATAAAGCCCGTCGTATCTATAAAGGCAGCCCATGATAATCGTATTACTAAGACGTTGTTTCATCCTAGTGGTAGATTCGTAACCTCGACATCATGTGACCAGACATGGAAGCTTTGGGATGTCAATCGTCCCGAAAATGCACTATTGCAACAAGAGGGTCATTCTAAAGAAGTTTTTGCTGGGTCTTTTCATCCTGACGGCAGTTTATTTGCCTCTGGAGGTTTTGATGCTATTGGAAGAATATGGGATATGCGGTCAGGAAGATCAATAGTTACACTTGAAAGACATATAAAAGGTATTTACAGTATGGACTGGTCGCCAAACGGGTACCATTTGGCTACAGCTAGTGGAGACTGCTCGGTGAAGATTTGGGATCTTCGAAAACTCCAACGAGACTTCAAGGagatattttcaattccagTGCATACGAAGCTCGTAAGTGACGTGCGGTTTTTTAACAGGAGATCTGTGTCTAATGTACTTTCGACCGAAGTTGCAAATGAGAATGGAGACAATCCTGAAGTTCTCGACTCCGATGGCTCTTTTCTCGTTAcctcttcttttgatgGACTTGTAAATATCTGGTCAGCTgacaatttcatcaaggTTAAGACCCTTAGAGGACACAACGACAAAGTGATGAGTTGTGATATTAGTTGCGATGGAAGTACAATAGTATCGTCGGGATGGGACAGAACCGTCAAGTTGTGGAAGAGCTAG
- a CDS encoding predicted protein has product MKLTIISAIIAAFLRVVQAVSLDSSEDTFLTKLAEDAALYPEQYAQFFRTATVSAPSALEDFAKDVATFTDESFTTLSAVQNLDVSAIESFATNFPWFSSRLELTTTKTAAGKNAKTSATSSKSSSTSSSGSGRKSEICASVLA; this is encoded by the exons ATGAAGCTCACCATCATTTCTGCTATTATTGCTGCTTTCTTGAGAGTTGTCCAGGCTGTATCATTGGATTCATCTGAAGACACCTTTCTCACCAAGCTTGCTGAAGATGCTGCATTGTACCCTGAACAATATGCTCAATTCTTCCGTACTGCTACTGTCTCTGCTCCTTCAGCTTTGGAAGATTTTGCCAAAGACGTTGCAACCTTCACTGACGAATCATTTACTACTCTTTCTGCTGTCCAGAACTTGGATGTGTCAGCCATAGAGTCTTTCGCAACCAATTTCCCATGGTTTCTGCTGAGATTGGAACTTACAACTACTAAGACTGCTGCTGGTAAAAATGCCAAAACTCTGGCAACTAGCTctaaatcttcttctactagttcttctggttctggta GGAAGTCTGAAATTTGTGCCTCCGTGCTCGCATGA
- a CDS encoding predicted protein produces SDEIALYDRQIRLWGMATQLRLRSAKILIIRFGGIGTEIVKNLVLGGINSIEIMDNSVVKEEDFATQFFLPNDDSVIGKPKLPLVIDRIKELNSLVNLSINMDPLAAFENPQYFTQFDLIVATELDKTTLFQLNDITRSFNIPLYVAGVHGLFGYIFADLIKHVSVSEKDTGNQHREPNTKLTRTKTITDVAYDEKTKKETITISDDFVPISEVLTSRNLPTQLNKRQMRRLSAALPLIFALFDINKPADPEQVVDEELLAEQGRKVCKELQIPTTVISEEYVRLLSNQAYTEYAPVTAILGGTLAQDIIQFLSKKESPINNVLILDSIKSEMPIYAL; encoded by the coding sequence tcagatgaGATTGCTTTGTACGATCGTCAGATTAGATTGTGGGGTATGGCGACTCAGTTGCGTTTGAGATCCGCAAAGATACTTATTATACGATTTGGAGGAATAGGGACGGAAATTGTGAAGAATCTCGTACTTGGAGGTATCAATTCCATCGAAATTATGGATAATTCGGTAGTTAAGGAAGAGGATTTTGCTAcccaattctttcttcctaACGATGATAGTGTGATTGGCAAGCCAAAGTTGCCTTTGGTCATTGACAGAATAAAGGAACTCAATAGCCTAGTTAATCTCTCTATCAATATGGATCCTTTGGCAGCTTTTGAGAATCCACAGTACTTCACGCAATTCGATTTGATAGTTGCTACAGAATTAGATAAGACTACGCTTTTTCAGCTAAATGACATCACAAGAAGTTTTAATATCCCGCTCTATGTTGCTGGAGTTCATGGATTATTCGGCTATATATTTGCTGACTTAATCAAACATGTATCTGTCAGTGAAAAAGATACAGGCAATCAACACAGAGAGCCCAATACAAAATtaacaagaacaaagaCGATTACTGACGTGGCTTATGACGAAAAGACTAAGAAGGAAACTATCACCATAAGTGATGACTTTGTGCCCATTTCTGAGGTATTGACTTCTCGCAACTTGCCCACCCAGTTGAATAAGAGACAGATGAGAAGGTTGTCTGCAGCTTTACCATTGATATTTGCACTCTTTGATATAAATAAACCAGCTGAtcctgaacaagttgtggacgaagaattgttggCAGAACAAGGTAGAAAAGTTTGTaaagaattgcaaattccAACTACTGTCATCAGTGAAGAATACGTTAGATTGTTAAGCAATCAAGCATATACCGAATATGCTCCTGTCACCGCTATTCTTGGAGGAACATTGGCCCAAGACATCATACAATTCTTGAGTAAGAAAGAAAGTCCAATTAATAACGTCTTGATATTAGATTCCATAAAGTCAGAGATGCCTATATATGCTCTATAG
- a CDS encoding hypothetical beta-1,6-N-acetylglucosaminyltransferase, contains WSC domain-containing protein, whose amino-acid sequence MSNQYIYNSYQQYSPNVAHNSLAVLPNANTSPTSNLAYMSPPGSGNSSLAGSLSSSATSSTSSSGLGAASSLAASNYSFHTPRLRYYLSKSFDVEDDLEFCPDIPDSLNTSPTIKKFNPYTASVFSPSQELNGTSSVSSNSSSNASSSPRVHTPRIKKPLEIINPQTKMRVGSPATK is encoded by the coding sequence ATGTCCAACCAGTATATCTACAATAGCTACCAGCAGTATTCGCCCAACGTAGCCCACAACTCGTTGGCGGTGCTCCCAAACGCCAACACGAGCCCCACGTCGAATCTTGCCTATATGTCACCTCCTGGCTCAGGCAACTCGTCTTTGGCTGGCAGCTTGTCTTCATCTGCCACTtcctccacctcctccagTGGTTTGGGAGCAGCATCGTCGCTAGCAGCTTCCAACTACTCGTTCCATACTCCACGCTTGAGATACTACTTGTCCAAGCTGTTTGATGTAGAAGACGACTTGGAGTTCTGTCCAGACATTCCAGACTCGCTCAACACCAGTCCCaccatcaagaagttcaaccCGTATACGGCATCTGTGTTCTCTCCTTCGCAGGAACTCAATGGAACTTCCTCTGTGTCgtccaactcttcttccaatgcGTCGTCGTCGCCACGCGTGCACACTCCACGGATCAAGAAACCGTTGGAAATCATCAACCCCCAGACCAAGATGAGAGTCGGATCCCCTGCAACAAAGTAA